In Paenibacillus algicola, a genomic segment contains:
- a CDS encoding NADH-dependent flavin oxidoreductase produces MNKAFKALLEPVQLQSGLQLHNRLVMAPMTNYASHEDGTVSPQELQYYARRSAGVGAVITACTYVSVNGKGFPGEFGGHSDEMTSSLAQLADTIHSGGAKAILQIFHGGRSCPPELVNGDVVSASAVASEERGGGVQPRSLSDEEIRDIISDFGETTRRAIEAGYDGVEIHGANGYLIHQFFSTHSNRREDEWGGSLEKRMAFPLAVVKEVTDVVRKKADRPFAVGYRFSPEEATTPGFTLDDTLALVDKLAEEPLDYLHVSLMDYTIKPRTGPDVTKTTLALLLDTIGTRKPLIGVGSVHTPEQAMEVLAAGSALVALGRELIVEPDWVQKVEEGREESIRTTVGPEDQEELVVPDALWNAIMNVPGWFPVRDRNEAH; encoded by the coding sequence ATGAATAAAGCCTTTAAAGCATTACTTGAGCCTGTACAGCTTCAATCAGGACTTCAATTGCATAACCGCCTGGTCATGGCGCCGATGACAAATTATGCTTCTCACGAGGACGGCACCGTGTCCCCGCAGGAGCTGCAATATTATGCAAGGCGCTCAGCCGGAGTAGGGGCGGTTATTACCGCCTGCACCTATGTATCGGTAAATGGCAAGGGCTTTCCCGGTGAATTCGGCGGCCATAGTGATGAGATGACATCCAGTCTGGCCCAGCTGGCAGACACCATTCATTCGGGAGGCGCCAAAGCCATCCTGCAGATCTTCCACGGAGGACGCTCCTGCCCGCCCGAGCTTGTGAACGGCGACGTCGTCAGTGCCAGTGCAGTGGCCTCGGAGGAGCGGGGCGGCGGCGTACAGCCTCGCAGTCTGTCAGATGAAGAGATTCGGGACATTATCTCCGATTTCGGCGAGACGACACGCCGGGCCATCGAGGCCGGCTATGATGGTGTCGAGATTCACGGAGCGAACGGCTATCTCATCCACCAGTTCTTCTCTACGCATTCAAACCGCAGAGAAGATGAATGGGGCGGCAGCCTGGAGAAGAGAATGGCATTTCCGCTGGCTGTAGTGAAGGAGGTCACCGATGTGGTACGGAAAAAGGCTGACCGTCCGTTTGCCGTCGGGTACCGCTTCTCTCCGGAAGAGGCAACAACGCCGGGCTTTACCCTGGATGATACTCTGGCTTTAGTGGATAAGCTGGCGGAAGAGCCGCTGGATTATCTCCATGTGTCCCTGATGGACTACACCATCAAGCCAAGAACAGGCCCGGATGTGACAAAGACCACGCTTGCGCTGCTGCTGGATACGATTGGTACGCGGAAGCCGCTGATTGGCGTCGGCTCGGTGCATACCCCGGAGCAGGCGATGGAGGTGCTTGCAGCAGGCTCGGCGCTGGTAGCCTTGGGCCGTGAGCTCATTGTAGAGCCGGACTGGGTACAGAAGGTCGAAGAAGGCCGGGAAGAGAGCATCCGCACTACCGTCGGCCCGGAGGACCAGGAGGAGTTGGTCGTGCCTGACGCGCTGTGGAATGCCATCATGAACGTGCCAGGCTGGTTCCCGGTTCGGGACCGCAATGAAGCTCACTGA
- a CDS encoding sensor histidine kinase — protein sequence MRRYLQRLREGPRSLRYQLLSRSLLVLAVLLLMIGFVQYVLMRSVIYQNQADMMHAQLRSLSMDFREIWMTGGGSGGTGGEAPVPGGRSRNRETAEAAEPLNRRPLLLLPDTSLAWISREGQLQALRDHSYAPPQLGPEAYLALMSAETRLPELYRLVDGPDGTKQLVVFRLIGSPAQPQGLMQLGVSAAPLQDVIMRQLMTFGVLSLLALAGGVALYLPLLRRTLTPLDNMVAAVQRTGAQTLNEKFPASQGQVEIDRLAQSFNGMLERLEHSFRAEVEAKEGMRRFIADASHELRTPLTSIHGFLEVLLRGHVSPAQLEAALRSMHGESGRMKKLIEDLLLLARLDRSPGLELQTVNLAALIAEVEPSLTVLAGDRQTVFQLQKELISACDPDKFKQVLLNLFHNAVQHTDPSTGSITVKLIRTHNEAELSVWDNGSGILPDALPYVFDRFYRSDVSRARKSGGSGLGLAISRSIVEAHGGMIAVESTPGEGSVFRVRLALVQ from the coding sequence ATGAGGAGGTACCTTCAGCGGCTGCGGGAGGGCCCCCGTTCTCTGCGGTATCAGCTGCTGTCCCGCTCCCTTCTCGTGCTGGCGGTGCTGCTGCTTATGATCGGTTTTGTTCAGTATGTGCTGATGCGAAGTGTCATTTATCAGAATCAGGCCGACATGATGCATGCCCAGCTGCGGAGTCTGTCGATGGACTTTCGCGAGATATGGATGACAGGCGGAGGGAGTGGCGGTACTGGCGGTGAAGCCCCGGTTCCCGGGGGAAGGAGCCGGAATAGAGAGACAGCAGAAGCTGCCGAGCCCTTGAATCGCAGGCCGCTCCTGCTGCTTCCGGACACCTCTCTGGCCTGGATCAGCAGGGAAGGGCAGCTTCAGGCTCTTCGCGACCACAGCTACGCCCCGCCCCAGCTGGGCCCTGAAGCTTATCTTGCGCTGATGTCGGCGGAAACCCGGCTTCCCGAGCTGTACCGGCTGGTTGATGGACCGGATGGCACTAAGCAGCTAGTCGTGTTCCGGCTGATCGGGAGCCCCGCCCAGCCGCAGGGTTTAATGCAGCTGGGTGTAAGTGCAGCTCCGTTGCAGGACGTCATCATGCGCCAGCTGATGACCTTTGGCGTATTGTCTCTGCTTGCTCTTGCCGGGGGAGTCGCCTTGTATCTGCCCCTGCTGCGCCGAACCCTGACTCCCCTTGATAATATGGTGGCTGCGGTGCAGCGGACCGGGGCACAGACGCTGAATGAGAAATTCCCGGCTTCTCAGGGCCAGGTTGAAATTGACCGCCTTGCGCAATCGTTCAACGGGATGCTTGAGCGGCTGGAGCACTCATTCCGGGCAGAGGTGGAGGCTAAGGAGGGAATGCGCAGATTCATCGCGGATGCTTCGCATGAGCTGCGTACCCCGTTGACGTCTATTCACGGCTTCCTGGAGGTGCTGCTGCGGGGGCATGTCAGTCCGGCCCAGCTGGAGGCCGCTTTGCGGAGTATGCACGGAGAATCCGGCCGAATGAAGAAGCTGATCGAGGATCTGCTGCTCCTGGCCCGCCTGGATCGTTCACCGGGCCTGGAGCTGCAGACAGTAAACCTCGCCGCCTTGATTGCTGAGGTGGAGCCCAGCCTGACCGTGCTTGCCGGTGATCGGCAGACCGTCTTTCAGCTTCAGAAGGAGCTGATTAGCGCCTGTGATCCCGACAAGTTCAAGCAGGTGCTGCTGAACCTGTTTCACAACGCGGTACAGCATACGGATCCCTCCACGGGCAGCATCACGGTCAAGCTGATCCGGACCCATAATGAGGCCGAGCTGAGCGTTTGGGATAACGGCTCCGGCATCCTTCCAGATGCCCTGCCCTATGTCTTTGACCGCTTCTACCGAAGCGACGTCTCCCGAGCCCGTAAATCGGGGGGCTCGGGCCTTGGGCTAGCGATCTCCCGCTCCATTGTGGAAGCCCACGGCGGCATGATTGCGGTTGAAAGCACACCCGGTGAAGGCAGTGTGTTTCGCGTCCGCCTGGCCCTTGTTCAGTGA
- a CDS encoding response regulator transcription factor gives MKASAALGGVRILLVDDEPHILEFLEMGLIGEGCQIKLADDGRKALAAAEAFQPHVIILDVMLPGMNGMEVCRELKAAGSDAAVIMLTARDEVGDRVEGLRIGADDYMAKPFSFEELLARILARVRNQFPGLLGEVTAGPFRLDDRKRRITYEGTPLALSPTEYDLLRLLIQKNGTVLSKSNILSLVWDYDFGGQDNIVEVYIRSLREKLGDKEHRLIRTLRGAGYRLDLP, from the coding sequence ATGAAAGCATCTGCAGCCTTAGGCGGTGTCCGGATTTTGCTGGTGGACGATGAGCCGCATATTTTAGAATTTCTCGAAATGGGATTGATCGGGGAAGGATGTCAGATTAAGCTGGCGGACGACGGACGCAAGGCCTTGGCGGCGGCGGAAGCCTTTCAGCCGCATGTCATCATTCTGGACGTCATGCTCCCCGGCATGAACGGCATGGAGGTGTGCCGCGAGCTGAAGGCCGCCGGCAGCGACGCTGCCGTCATCATGCTGACGGCCCGCGATGAGGTCGGGGACCGTGTGGAGGGCCTGCGGATCGGCGCCGATGACTATATGGCCAAGCCCTTCAGCTTCGAAGAGCTGCTGGCCCGCATTCTGGCCCGAGTTCGGAATCAGTTTCCGGGACTGCTGGGCGAAGTAACTGCAGGCCCCTTCAGGCTGGATGACCGCAAACGCCGCATTACCTATGAAGGTACTCCACTGGCGCTCTCTCCAACAGAGTATGATCTGCTCAGGCTGCTCATACAGAAGAATGGCACCGTGCTCAGCAAGAGTAACATTTTAAGCCTCGTGTGGGATTATGATTTCGGGGGCCAGGACAATATTGTAGAGGTGTATATCCGCTCTCTGCGCGAGAAGCTTGGAGATAAGGAGCACCGGTTGATCCGCACGCTTCGGGGAGCCGGGTACCGGCTCGATCTGCCATGA
- a CDS encoding EamA family transporter encodes MKRWHYAWIVFLGGCCYGVLSTMVKLAYAAGFTVTEVTGSQYAVGALLAWVAVIITGRKRARSRSSLKLLLSGIPFGLTGIFYYQSLQTLNASLAIVILFQFVWIGTLFEWLFYKNKPSRQKLLSILVLLAGSVLAANLLQSGGLAASAAGILWALLASLTFTAFIFLSSAVGRDTPAMLKTALLSTGGMITVFLCFPPVFILDLSTVSGVAPYGFLLGLFGVVLPPLLFSIGMPHVGPGLGTILTASELPVAVSMSALVLGEPVAWLQWLGVLLILGGIVIGNRRRSRPSAAS; translated from the coding sequence ATGAAGCGATGGCATTATGCATGGATTGTTTTTTTGGGCGGCTGCTGCTATGGGGTGTTGTCCACCATGGTCAAGCTGGCATATGCTGCAGGCTTTACCGTAACCGAGGTCACGGGAAGCCAGTACGCGGTGGGCGCACTGCTCGCCTGGGTCGCCGTGATCATCACCGGAAGAAAGCGAGCCCGCTCCCGCTCCAGTCTTAAGCTGCTGCTCTCCGGCATTCCGTTTGGCCTGACCGGCATTTTCTATTATCAGTCTCTGCAGACGCTGAATGCGTCGCTGGCCATCGTCATCTTATTTCAGTTTGTCTGGATTGGCACGCTGTTTGAGTGGCTGTTCTACAAGAATAAGCCTTCGAGGCAGAAGCTTTTGTCCATTCTGGTGCTGCTGGCCGGCTCGGTGCTTGCAGCGAATCTTCTGCAGAGCGGGGGGCTTGCGGCTTCCGCAGCAGGCATTCTCTGGGCGTTGCTGGCGTCGCTCACATTTACGGCGTTCATCTTTCTCAGCAGCGCAGTCGGCAGAGACACACCGGCAATGCTGAAGACGGCGCTGTTATCGACAGGCGGCATGATCACTGTATTTCTATGCTTTCCGCCCGTCTTTATCCTGGACCTTTCGACCGTAAGCGGAGTGGCTCCTTATGGATTTCTGCTGGGTCTGTTCGGCGTCGTGCTCCCGCCGCTGCTGTTCTCCATCGGCATGCCGCATGTCGGACCGGGGCTTGGCACTATACTGACGGCCTCCGAGCTGCCCGTAGCCGTTTCTATGTCTGCTCTCGTGCTGGGAGAGCCGGTAGCCTGGCTGCAA